The following nucleotide sequence is from Erinaceus europaeus chromosome 8, mEriEur2.1, whole genome shotgun sequence.
gggagggtggggatacagaactttgatagtgggtgtggtatggaattacACACTGTAACCATACAATCTTATAACATACTATTACTAATAACAAATATAAACAATTAAAATTTCCTAACAAAAATAAAGgcatatctctttctttcccacatCTATTCACCAAATTATATGGCATAGAATCATCTCCCTGTTTCATTTTCAAGCCAATGTACTATGATAAAGTCTGACCAAATCTGAGAATTTTGAAGTACCCAGTAATATTTAGGTCATGACCTCAGAAATATGACACAAATGCTCAAAAAATAATGCTCACAAACCAATGTTAAGCAACAACTTTAAAAGAAGGGAAACCCTTTAGCCATTTAGATTTCATGTGAATTTATTAATGATCTGATTTACAAGATGTTAATCTCTGAATTTGACCCATCTTTTGCTAGATTACTGACGCCAGTGTTCATGGATGGATAGTAATGAGAGGTAATGGGTAAGGTCTATGGAATATGTTGCCACTGTTTGAGGATACAGAGATTACTTACTCCATTCCTGCTCTTTGCCTGTTTGTTAGAATTATAAGAAATCTGATTTCTAGGAATTTGGGAAGAAGTTTCTTTCATACAGTTTTCAACTTATTTTGAAAAAGGGGACAAAGTGTTGATGctaatgtttctttaaaaaaagtgtttctaAAATTGTTAACATTTAATGGTACAATCTTACAAGTTTAGTCAATCCAAATTTCACCTGAATAGTAAATTGGTCAGCACTGTTTCTCTTGTTAAGCAAGGGTAGCTATGCCTCTAAAGACAGCTGAAAAATTACATGCAGTTTCTTAAATTAAGAACAATATTCAGATTATATCTAAAATGGACTGccaagcttcttcccacaccaagacccttagttccatctgctctattctgacctttagtttcctgagtACTAAACAAATTGTCTTGGTTTAtagcttactgcttttcagccaccaagttgcagatgctaccatgattccatcctgacttctctgggcagaaggcctcaccaatatgtccttgaacctcacctccccagagccttatccctctatggaaagataaagataggttggtggtatggatcaaccagacaaagtccatgctcagcagagaagcaattacagaagccagactttccactttctgcaccccatgaggaattttagttcatactcctagagggatgaagaatagggaagcttccagtggaggggatgggacatggaactctggtggtggaaatcatatggaattgtacccctcttatcctacaatcttgttaatcattattaaataataataataataatatagtgaAATAATTTGCCCATtctgtcatgattttttttttgccattttgtaTTTGTGGGGTAGTAGTGGGGTATTAATAATATGTAATGAGGATTACTGTTACTAAAGAATCATGATGCTTAATAGTAAGATTGTAAAAAAGGGGTTCCTTGTGGAATTCTGCAGGAAagttaaataatgtattttaggAATAGTCTTATAGTGAGATAATTAATATGGAAAAATTAGAAGGGGGATCTATTTAAAATACAGGCATCAAGACTGGGAGATAGTTAACAAATAGAATTGCACACATGTATAaagactcatgttcaagcccttcCTACACACTAGCTTCACAAGTAatagagcagtgctatggcatctctcctcttctctgtcactttctatctgagagaaagagagagaggtgggggaggtagatatcactgggagtggtagaatcatacaggcacagagctccaactttaaccctggtagaaaataataataataataaaaataataatacatctaTGGAGTTCCAGGCTTTCCACTGCTAGGCACTGAAAATGTACCACCTTTATCTGAACTTAAACTTACAAGTGAGGGATTTGAATACACTAGCAGTTAGGAGACTAACTGAAAGCTCTAGCTTGCAAGTGAAAAACCCATTAGAATCACTGGATACCTTAAATGCTTAATTTTTTTCCAACCATAGTTTACAGCTTTGCTATAACCTTATGTTTACTAACACTATTAATGAAAGCAAACTTTTATTTACCATTAGGTAACTTAAGTCATTTAAAATTTCCGAGGCTTTAGTTTTGTCTTGGGTAAAATGGAGCTGGCTGGTTGATTTCCATTGTCTCAGTTCTAAAAAAGCAGTATGTATTTATATAGAgagaataagaaaatttaaactgTGATTACTTTCACAGATTTTATTAGAAATGAGTCATAGCAATGGCCTCTATTAAGTTATATCTAGAGATATTTATATGGTTTATCTCAAATCTCAAAATCCCTATGATCTCACCACTTTCTCTTGTTATTCCTTATAAACTTATGAAGAGTACATTTCATGTTTTTCCTGCACCATGTGAACTATGTGCTTAAATCAATGATATCCCAATAGCCAAAAGTTGTTTTCAGATATGAATAACAGCAAAGAAAACCATCTATTTATTTGAAGATAATCAAAATATCAGTTTATTTTAATTCACATTTAAATATAACAATTTTGGTTGATTAATAAAAATACTTATAAGCATATTTATAATATGGTAGACATAAATATACATGAAATGTGTATTTTTGACAAGACACAGCAAAAAGATTAAGACAAATTGATGAGTTACATAAGTGTGGTACTGAAGGATATGCTTTTGCAAGAATATCTATAAATACTCACATTTGCCATAGTAGTACATCACATTTTTGATGCTGATATTTTATGAAAATGATGTAAAAATCTAATTTAATCATTGACATCATATAACATTATTTGTAAAtgctaatatttttattaatagaaaTGTTCCTTAAACTTTGAAATATAGTATTTTCACTGAAACCATCTCACAAAAACAAACATGCATAATACATTAAAACTTGGATGATTCATATACCTTTAAACAGTGTTTAGTTTTCCATGGCACTGTACCCTTGtgaaaaatatacttaaaatttgGCAGAATTAGTAAATTAGTAATGCTACTAGTCAATACAAGTATAATTTAAATTTTCCATAAAAGTGTTCTATCACATCTTCTCTTTGTATTTATTGATGAACCCTGGTCTTTACTATATTAGTAGGAGAATATAATGGGTATTTAAGAATTATAAGCCATATCTAGATGTTTTGTCTACACTGTATTTGGAAATGAGCCGATTTTAGTTTTTCTAGCAGTAAAATATTTCCATGTGTATTGTGGCCAAAAATTTTCTAAGTAAAGGCATTATCACCAATTTATGTATCATCATGGGATGTTTTTCTTAAGGAGGCAAAGAGGTTTAAAGAAAATGTTGATCTCTTTATAACTGAGAACATGTTTTAAGGAGAGCTAACGCTAACTGAGGCAGAGACAGGGCAAGTTCTCTGAAAAGCTGGTGAGAGAACGTACTCTGAAGTATCAGCAAAGCAGCTTAACAAAGGCAGAACACAGGAATTATTCAAGGTGGGAAAATCTGTGGGAGTAGGGAAACTGAAATTTAACATTCCTACAGAACCCAGAGCAGTTATAGTATACTTACAAACTGACAGTTTTTTTTAGGAAAAGCTGTACATTTCTACATCAATGTCTAAACTAGGactgaagaaatcaaaactggCTGGCAAATTCTGTTCTTGAAATCATTCATAAACACtctggaagtagagagggaataaCATTTGTTTAAGTTGCCCCCAAACCTGAGAATTCACATGTACTGTTAAGCACAGGCTTCAGAACTgaggtaactaaaaaaaaaaaaaaaaaaaaaaaaaaaagccagtatttttttcttcacaGTTCTTCTAAgataaatttaatgtgatatacTTTAAAAGACCTTATCAAGGAATCTAATTCTTTAATAAGGCCTTGATAAActttcatatttattattatggAAGAAAAGTAGAATATATGGGATAATGTCTATACAAATATATGCTATTGTAAAAAAATATAAGAAGGAGCATAATCATATATTCTTTGTTTTATGATCCTTGCTTTACTTTAAATAGTGATagggcaaagaaaataaaacagattaaataaattacataagttccccccccccccccgcaaagcaGTTAGGTACAAGTAGACAAGAGAATCATGAATCAAAGAGCACTGAATTTTCAAGAGAGAAGTCATACCAAAACCGTGACAAGTTTTCACTGACATCATAGGAGAGTAAGTGGTCGGGAAGGTCACTGATGGTGCCCTGTACAGCCAGCACATGTGGGGCCAAGGTGAAGGGTACATCGCTCAGAAGCTCAGTCATTAGCGTGCTGTTGTCCAGGGTTTGGCATGTCTTATTTTCCATCTCAGGGTCTGCTATCGTCACACTGGATGAGTTTTCTTTGCCAGTCTAACAATACATAATACATttaaatcatttaattttttgtacTATGAGTTTTAATACTTATAAATATGGCAATATTCTATCAAAATGATTGAAAATGtggaatatataaaaatatttccatATCAGCATGTGATTATTTACATAAAAAGTCATCCAACGAAATATACTTAGATATTTAAAGGAAATCCTAAACCCTCTCACTCAAACTGATGACCCATGGACCCCACAAATTTAAACATTCTTGCTCTCCCTTAGCCTCCCCTCCCTGCCActtcccccttttgcctttctttttctttcttttttgccatttCCTTTCGCTACAAAGTCTGTTTCTGCTTTTATAAACGTAACATATATACATTTCAGTTTCTACTAAATTCCTACTTCCCTGTAAAACTTTACACCAATGTCCTTAAAAGTGACCTTGTCCACCTGAAACTGATTAGAAGACCAACTGCTTAGTATAGTATTTGACACTTCCTTTATGTGCCCTTGTTAGCTGTTTCCTACACATATGTTATCTGCAATTAAACTCTTGGGTTGTTGAAGACCAGTAATCTATTTGTGATGTATCTTTGTATTTTCTGCCTTGCAACATATACCTAAATAATTGACCTCTAATGTGAACCAAGAATATTGACAATTTGGAATTTCACCAGAGTATTTTAAATCAGTTATTCTTTAATATTGTTACATCTTACACACACTAATTTATCAAAGTTGTGTTACAGTGTCTTCATAGCAACACTCGATGTGATATCCATCTTGGAACTTCCTACTTAGGTACCCATTAATAGTAGaatggaacataaataaataaattaattaaataatcaaAACATTTTTACAGTAAAAATCCCTGCCACTATAAATGCCCAAAACCTAGCTCAGCTTAAGTAAAATGTTACTCCTCCATCCCAACAAGtcttataaaaaaacaaaattcctgAGCTATTAGAGAGGCCCTTGTTGGATAGGCCCCAGGTGCTCCTGTGCCCTTATCCCCAGAACTCCCTGCTGTTTGCACATTCAGCCTGCTTTTGCATCAGGGCCTTACTTCCTATCTCTTCTTGCCCAAGAGTTTCTAGCCCTAGACACACACATGGCTCCTTccctcaccacttgtcaagtgtgGACTTAAACGTCATGCTCTAGTCAGCCTTTCCTGATCACTGTATTAAACTGTAACATGCCATCTTGCACAGTCTCTTTCCATAGTTCTTGGAATCTtggaataaatataatttatttcaatTATCATCCTTCAGAAACAAAATTTTTGGATTTCATATTCACTGTAGTTTGTCAAACGTCAGGATCAGTGTCTAGAAATCCATAAAAGTTTGTTGGACATTTGAAAGGAAACAAGATTTTTGCCAGTAGAGTTTACATTATAATTGTTATAAATACTGACAAATTTTTAAacaggagaattttttttctaactagTAAGTAATGTAAAACTCTTAAAGTATAGAATACTGTATATGGTAAATCTGCCTGCCTATCCaactatctacctacctactatCTAATCTTGCTAAATTTTCACCAGCTGAATATCTGTAAGCAAGCTGTACCCACACCAAAAAGCAGAAAAAGCGCCTCCAGAATACCTTTTGTGTTCTCTTTTAGTGACAATCAACTTCATGTTCCTTCAATCACCATTTTGCCAACTAACAGCATAGATTGGTTTCACTTGGTTCAGTAATTTAAAGCAATCAAACAGTAAGAATTATttagtttttgtcttcttttacccaatatatgtatatgattcatccatatatttgtatattggtttaaaaatcttgaaaaactggggctgggtggtggcacacctggttgagtgcatacatcatTTTGCaaaagaacctgggctcaagcctctagtctcacctgtgtgttggggtggggagcttcacaagtggtgatgcagtattgcaggtatctcattctctcttcttctaactcccctttctcttttgatttccctctgtctctatacaataaaatatttttaaattttttgaaaaacatGCAGAGGACATGTATTCAGATTCTTAAGACTTGTATTCAGATGTCTTAAAAATCACTTTTGTTGCTATGCTGACAGTTGACAGAAGCCAGGGGAAAAGCAGGGAGGCCAGCTTGGAATAAGATGATTGTGATGTGAATTAGAGTTGTGTAAAAGTAAAGATGAGATAAAGAGAGTtgggttggggccaggtgatggcgcacctggttgagcacacgttatagtgcacaaggacccaggttcgagcacctgcagggggaaagcttcacaaatggtgaagcagtgctacaggtgtctctctgtctttctccttctctatcatccccttccctcttaatttctgactgtctctatccaacagataaagatttaaaaaaaaaaagagttgggttTTGAatagtccttgtgcacttaatgtgtgtgcttaattaggtatatcaccacccagcccctcaacagTGGTTTTATAACTTCATGTGATTATAAAGCCCCAGAGACTTTTCACCGTACTGCAACTACAATAATATAATCACACTTGTTATGGCAAAACTCATTAGATATGTCCATGTATGCAGTGGACAGAAGCTGCCTCCTGAAATCTGACTGGGACTTAACATAGGGCATCTCTCTAGGTCAGCTGAAAGCACAGATATCAATGAGTAATGATGCCATCACACCAGTCTATTTAAAGATTTCATCATATGCCGATTTCAAGATTACATATTCCAGGGTAATGGTTCCCATGGAGCAGCAAAGAGAATGATTAAGAGCCCAGATTCTAGAATCAGAGACTTggttgcaaatctaagatatccTGCTTACTACTAAGCAAGTGGCTTTGGGCAAGATTTTGCCTCCTTTAAGACTCAGTTTCCTTTGCTGAATTATGAGATAAGTTGTATCTCCATGAAATTTTTATGAGGATTAGATGAAACAAAATTATAAGCCAGTAGAACAGTGATTAACACATgttaaaattaatcaattaaagcTTGGAAAGTTAGAACCCTCTAGGATCAATtcatctcttttatttttgatgctcATTTGTAGTGCAGATAATCTTATCTTGCTTCTCCTTTTCATATCTTGTCTTCTCTCAGTCTCAAAATGTAAATGTTCCCTTCATCTGTTAGTATCACCCCATACCTGaacattttttcttccttgtatacAGGATGTTCTCCAGTTTCCTCAGCCAAAATGACTCTTTTCTTAGAAACAAAAGCATTCTTGAAATCTTACCTTCTCCACTAAGGAAGAGGTATATAACTTGCAGCGTTTTGCCTGTTAAGCACACAACTCCTCAGGTTTAACTCTTTGGCAGCAATATTTATACTTTTGTTCATGCTTTTATAATATCCTTTCTCTATATCAGAACACAATCCCTTGAAAATAAGACTAAGTCAAGCTGTATCTCATATAATAATGGAACTGAGAAATCTAGGTTCTAGTTCAAGATGTACTAAAACTGCCATATGACCTGTAGGAGATTGGTTTCTTCACCTGGTTCTCAGTTCTCTTTTCTGTAAATGAGTCATAAGGGGGAAGCTAATAGCAACTAGGATTATTGAACACATTGTGACAAGATCTAGCTAAGCTGCTTAAATATAGTTACTTATTTGAGTCTTACAATAACTCTGTGGGGGGAGAAGTATTACTGTTCTCCTGATAAAAACAAGAGGACACAGAGGCACAGAAAGGTTAAGGAAGTTGTCCCAGATTACACAGTCTGTAGTGAAACAGACTCAAATTCAATGATCCTTTAAATGTTTCATATGCTAAGAACCTGCACATTTCATTTATGATTTTGGGTATACTGGATGACTGGTTAAGGAAAAACTTCAAAACTTAGGCAGTAGTAGTATAAAATATGACAGTTCCTAAAGTATCATATTTTTGCTTAATTTaggaaggacagagaaaattaTGATGAGAAAACTTAAGGCTgaagtaaaatagaaaagtaaTTGTTACATATTTTAtctaacttcatgttagctatcaaactcaagcaaactaCCACACTTTGCCCCTacaaaacatgcctaaaatggcctTCTAGCTTTCTTCCACTCTAAAATTCCTAATCTTATCtgatctgttcctactttttggctcctgttcattaaccattttgtctcacttttatGTCCAgaaaccaagttgcagacactaccatgattccatcctgatttcactCTTTCACTCAGCAAAAGGCCTTACCAGTatgtcctgggacctcacctctccaaagccctaccccactagggaaagacagaaacaggctctgagtatagatcgacctgccaaatgtccatgtccagcagagaagcaatttcagaagccagaactcctacctactgcaccccaaaacaattttaatccatactcccaatgggggagaagtgatagaaggaagaggaaaagagtacTCTGAATTCTggttccattaggacccagagagagagagagagaaggaaaacgggagggatatttggatgtagtaatagtgtCATGaatagcttggaggggaagagaggattggacctggaagaaaagggagcaattatgtacagatgtagacagatagttgtataactaatagttaacccatgcctgcaactttgggagaactgcagtggcttgcaatggagggattggggattcagaactctggtggtgggaatagtgtggaattaaacccctgttgatatgtaattttgtaagtcaatattaaatcactaatacaaattttaaaaagaagaagaagaaaagaaaagcaatcgTTATTTAAGAGCTATTTATCCCTTGGAATAAATCCACCGATAACCTCCCTTGAAATAAATCTAACAATAATTATGGGGATGACAACATAAACAGTGAAACGAGTGTTAGTGAGTTGATAATCTTAAACAGAGAGATAGGACAATACATAAGAATATACTATTCTTCCTATCTTTGAGTATATTTGAAAGTTTTCCATAATGAAAAGTTCATAAAAATTGAATTATTTTAAGTAATGCCACAGGCAAAGTGTTCCAAATGCTTCCTAGAAGGATCAAAATTTCAGATGTTCTCTATGTATTGCTCCAGCATCTCTCTTAACAGTTGGCTAGAGTGCAGCTTTACAGTCTCCAAGAAGGCTGCCTGCCCTCTTGGCAGCAAAGTGTTTGCCAAGATGCAGCTGCTGTCACCGTGCTGAGAGCTGGGAGAGGAGAAACTATAAGGCAAAGAGTAACTCACAAAGAAAATTTGAGTCGAAATTCAAGGACCTCATACCCACTAACCCTGATCACTAAGTATCCAGTTTGGCAGCTCATGGAAACAGAGGTGGGGGTTAAGAGCTAAAACAGGTGCATGAGTTTCTCTGCAAAAAGCAGCCTTCTCTCTTAGACTTGGTTTTGTGATTTTACTATTTGCATAATAAAATGGGCCTTTAAAGTGAAGAATGAGTATATTAATCACAATGAAGCAAGAAGAAAAGAATCAATTAACCTTCTGGTTAATagccaacttttaaaaaattacttaaaatacTGTATTCATGAAGCATATTCATGTTTGCAATGATTCCTGTTCACAAAAATGTTTCTATGATAATGCTCCTGACTATAAGTTCCTTTACACAGTCTAGTTTTAATACTGCTTCTTCAAAGTAGCATTTGCCCTTATATTATTTAAATCTGAGTATAACATGCAGAATGTTTTAATTCGTCTTGAAAATGCATTTCCTTTTCTATATAGTTACAAAAAAAAGTTTGTGCTTATCTATGTTCTTGCTTGTGTAAAATTATTTCTTGTTCCATCAGCTAAGCTGTTATAAATTCAACTGGCCAAGATTGTCTTATGTTTTTCAAGTTCTATTATTTTTGTATCAAGTAATTCAAAGAGGTTTATAGGCACTCTTTCTCCATTACTTGCAGAGGTTTTAATCTATAAAATTTTCACAGAGCCTAGGAAAAAACATTCTCCAAGAATATAAGGAACACAACACTTATCTGTAACAGCTTAGACAAAATGAAATCACCTCCCTGGATCAGCAGAAGGTTAGTGGCATTTTTGTGATCTTTACTTATGAGTGTTTGAAAGCAAGAAAATGCAAGTTTGAGAAAAGACAACTAAAATTTTCTTAGCAGAAAAGCCCCAAAACcaccaaaatttttttaaagggtgcCAATTTTTCAAGTATGATAACAATTTGGAGGCTTCATTTACTGAgacatatgatatatatatgtatatgtgtgtgtatgtatatatatatatatatatatatattgtgtgtgtgtatgaatatcACTTCTGTATGGCATCTTTTAAAAACCTTTTGCTTTTTCCTATAGTTCatattaataaagataaaaaagtgcCCTATAAAAGCAAAATATTGAAACATTAACATTTAGAAACCAACCTTAACTGAAACAGTAATAGAATCTATTAATAGAACATGAAACCAGGTGTAAAACGTTCATTCAATACATTCAATTTACATGCAAAGAAGGTAGCTATATCAAGCAGACTTATAGGAAATGAATTGTAGTAAAAGTGGTGATATCAAGCACTGGCAATTTATGCTTTTTAAATTCTAAGGTCTATAAATATAAGACATTTCCTTCGAACAATGGCTTGAACAGGCGACACTGTCACTTTATCTCCCCAGATAACTATCCATTCTATTCTGGCTTTAGTTGGTATATGTTTGCATTACATCACAGTCTTGATGGAGGTGGGCTTATGGACAAATCTGAGTCAGAAGCATTAGGGGCCAAGAGTTTAGAAGGTGACACCAGTGAAGCTGGTTGCTAGTAAGTGTATGgctaaagtgttaaaaaaaaaatagagaatttgTCTGGTCTATATACATACTGCCTATGCAGTAGTCTCTTTTCACTTGGGAGAAATTATACATCAAAGAGAGACTTTTCTATTTTCCTACAAATCCCTAGTATGAACAATAGTAGTACCTGCACAGAAAAAATGCTAAGTAAATATTTCTGAGTTGCACTAAATCTGTTCTGCTTATCTCTCAGATGCTCTAGGCAGCCTAGAactaacttttattatttttaaatatttatttcattttttgtttgtttgttttattgacaccagggttatctctggggcttggtgatgctcgcactatgaattcactgttcctagtggccactTTTACCACTCCTccccttaatttttattagataggacagagagaaattgagagaggagggggagatagagaaggagagagaaagagggacacctgcagcactgcttcacagttcatgaaacgtccctgctacaggtggggagcggggctcaacTGGGGATACTGCTGCCCAGACCCTCACTTTACTTTTATATTGAAGGATtatgcaaacaaataaaaagagccCAGAACACTTTGTAATGAATGTAGGTAAATCTGGTATAGgtaaattaggcaagagaaaattAAATTCACTGAAAATCTTTGTGTTCCATCTGAACTGAACTCCAAATTCTAAAGTATTTATCGAGTAGAAATCTAAAAAGTTAGAAATTaggggattttaaaaaaaatgtccttccctttctgATGTTTGATGCTATTTCTGTTTAAATAGCATATATATTTTCAGTATTTgttcccctttctcctctttctcttaattttttctaTCTGCTTGTATCTTacttctttaaagtttttttttttttttaaagttctcccAACTTCCTCTTCTCAGAATTCCAGTTGAATGTATACAAGtgaagaaggggaagtaaacagcTGTCACTAGCTTCTGTAATCTGTTCCATGTATCCTTGGAAAAGAGACTTGACTAAAGGTGGAAAATCTTTTCTAGCCAagtaaagagtgtgtgtgtggggtggggggtggatagCAGTGGAAAGAAAAGCATTTTAGGAAAGGAATCAGATAAGGAACAGTTCACCTATGAGATCT
It contains:
- the UMAD1 gene encoding UBAP1-MVB12-associated (UMA)-domain containing protein 1 isoform X1, with translation MVESMHYNMKRPGLKPLIPTLPARSGESFTRGETTDEQRVAVSSETSEVESNVPLQTGKENSSSVTIADPEMENKTCQTLDNSTLMTELLSDVPFTLAPHVLAVQGTISDLPDHLLSYDVSENLSRFWYDFSLENSVLFDS
- the UMAD1 gene encoding UBAP1-MVB12-associated (UMA)-domain containing protein 1 isoform X2; translated protein: MFHFFRKPPESKKPSVPETEADGFVLLGETTDEQRVAVSSETSEVESNVPLQTGKENSSSVTIADPEMENKTCQTLDNSTLMTELLSDVPFTLAPHVLAVQGTISDLPDHLLSYDVSENLSRFWYDFSLENSVLFDS